From one Streptomyces sp. NBC_01478 genomic stretch:
- the asnB gene encoding asparagine synthase (glutamine-hydrolyzing), whose translation MCGIAGTVSLGHASAHTSYALAACAAMAHRGPDETGSFTTPDASLAMCRLKVIGLHDGSQPVFSDDGTVVCVLNGEIYNHQELRAFLASRGRPVHGGSDAQVLPHLYQELGEHFVERLHGMFAVAVYDTRDDRLVLATDRVGKKPLFYAKPDGDSVAFASELPALMLHPGIGRDIDPLAVDQYLGYRVVPAPHTIYQHVRKLEPATTLVLERGRPERRRRYWQFDFTAELTDLPQADIDERIDALLQQAVQDRLESEVPLGAMLSGGLDSSLVVAMATKQLGGPLHTFSVGFEHAAFDESVHARAVAEHCGTWHHTYRIGPQDAMEAVDTILGHMGEPYAFPSAIAASCMYKLARQYVTVVLTGDGSDEIFCGYGRYQRLRDLSAGGSLADRYEGVLLDGVPHALKSRLYAADFAARLPRQPHNYLRARFDRTDPSVPDLDRAMQVDSGFWLSDAQLVKIDRMSMAHSVEPRSPLLDHRLIDFVSRIPADRKLVGREEKAPLKRVAARYLPRQVLDRRKQELAVPLESWLGTELRSTISDTLTSEAALERGYFDPDALRSTVHEFRPEHSYALWTLYMLERWHQLQEDSPAREKAAAAHA comes from the coding sequence GTGTGCGGAATAGCTGGAACAGTGTCCCTGGGACATGCTTCCGCCCATACCTCGTACGCCCTCGCCGCCTGCGCGGCCATGGCGCACCGAGGCCCGGACGAGACGGGGTCCTTCACCACACCGGACGCGTCCCTGGCGATGTGCAGGCTGAAGGTCATCGGCCTGCACGACGGCTCCCAGCCCGTCTTCAGCGACGACGGCACGGTCGTATGCGTCCTCAACGGTGAGATCTACAACCACCAGGAACTGCGCGCCTTCCTCGCCTCGCGAGGACGCCCTGTCCACGGCGGCAGCGACGCGCAAGTACTGCCGCACCTCTACCAGGAACTGGGCGAGCACTTCGTCGAGCGGCTGCACGGCATGTTCGCCGTCGCCGTGTACGACACCCGTGACGACCGGCTCGTCCTGGCCACCGACCGGGTCGGCAAGAAGCCGCTGTTCTACGCGAAGCCTGATGGTGATTCGGTGGCGTTCGCGTCGGAGCTGCCCGCGCTGATGCTGCACCCCGGAATCGGCCGGGACATCGACCCCCTTGCCGTGGACCAGTACCTCGGCTACCGGGTGGTCCCCGCACCGCACACGATCTACCAGCACGTCCGCAAACTGGAGCCGGCGACGACCCTGGTCCTGGAACGGGGTCGGCCCGAACGGCGCCGCAGGTACTGGCAGTTCGACTTCACCGCCGAGCTCACCGACCTGCCGCAGGCCGATATCGACGAGCGCATCGACGCGCTGCTTCAGCAGGCCGTGCAGGACCGGCTGGAGTCGGAGGTGCCGCTCGGCGCGATGCTCAGCGGCGGGCTCGACTCCAGCCTCGTGGTGGCCATGGCCACCAAGCAGCTCGGTGGGCCCCTGCACACGTTCTCCGTCGGGTTCGAGCACGCTGCCTTCGACGAGTCGGTGCACGCTCGCGCCGTGGCCGAGCACTGCGGCACCTGGCATCACACGTACCGGATCGGTCCGCAGGACGCGATGGAGGCCGTCGACACCATCCTCGGCCACATGGGGGAGCCGTACGCCTTCCCTTCCGCGATTGCGGCCTCCTGCATGTACAAGCTGGCCAGGCAGTACGTGACCGTGGTGCTGACCGGTGACGGATCCGACGAGATCTTCTGCGGCTACGGCCGGTATCAGCGGCTGCGCGACCTCTCAGCGGGAGGGAGCCTCGCCGATCGCTACGAGGGCGTCCTGCTGGACGGCGTTCCCCACGCGCTCAAGAGTCGACTGTACGCGGCCGACTTCGCCGCACGGCTGCCGCGCCAGCCGCACAATTACCTGCGGGCCCGCTTCGACCGCACCGACCCCTCGGTCCCCGACCTGGACCGCGCCATGCAGGTCGACAGCGGATTCTGGCTGTCCGACGCCCAGTTGGTGAAGATCGACCGGATGTCGATGGCGCACTCCGTCGAACCCCGCAGCCCTCTGCTCGACCACCGGCTGATCGACTTCGTGAGCCGTATTCCCGCGGACCGCAAGCTTGTCGGCCGCGAGGAGAAGGCCCCGCTCAAGCGGGTGGCCGCCCGTTACCTGCCCCGACAGGTCCTGGACCGCCGCAAGCAGGAACTGGCCGTGCCCCTGGAGAGCTGGCTGGGCACGGAGCTGCGGTCCACGATCAGCGACACGCTGACCTCCGAAGCCGCCCTGGAACGCGGCTACTTCGACCCGGATGCCCTGCGCTCCACGGTCCACGAGTTCCGCCCCGAGCACAGCTACGCGCTGTGGACGCTCTACATGCTCGAGCGCTGGCACCAACTGCAGGAGGACAGCCCGGCCCGCGAGAAGGCCGCTGCCGCCCACGCCTGA
- a CDS encoding aspartyl/asparaginyl beta-hydroxylase domain-containing protein, whose product MPAEAARLKRIFDADRLLRELTSVREHTWDQQRVYTEDGVGASTDVDWRCLALRSPGGDGDRTDPGGPGPQDFADTVWLDRIPYVRDILESIPAPLHAVRFMALGPDTVGIDHTDPKYGPRWGVGRLHVPVVTNPEAVLVLDGVEHRWQPGDFWFGDFSRTHRVQNTGSDARVHLVIDVLVTPGLVALFPETWQEYFRDGEILFNRQECPQTVEERRRLGTTRFSLPATFHLWEDDTALSADLPQETATLAEDGERMVLRLPGDRVFALVHLGDHEYRFAGWSEERTLQVFPDGPDPRVVLRTREGSQVHELTLSAERLSA is encoded by the coding sequence ATGCCGGCTGAGGCAGCCCGGCTCAAGCGCATCTTCGACGCCGACCGACTACTGCGAGAACTCACCTCGGTGCGTGAGCACACCTGGGACCAGCAGCGCGTCTACACCGAGGACGGCGTCGGCGCCTCGACCGACGTCGACTGGCGCTGCCTCGCCCTGCGCAGCCCCGGCGGCGACGGCGACCGCACCGACCCGGGCGGTCCCGGTCCGCAGGACTTCGCGGACACCGTCTGGCTCGACCGCATCCCGTACGTCCGCGACATCCTGGAGTCCATCCCGGCTCCGCTGCACGCGGTCCGGTTCATGGCGCTCGGCCCGGACACGGTCGGAATCGACCACACCGACCCCAAGTACGGGCCGCGCTGGGGCGTCGGCCGGCTGCACGTGCCGGTCGTGACCAACCCCGAAGCCGTGCTCGTCCTCGACGGCGTCGAGCACCGTTGGCAGCCGGGCGACTTCTGGTTCGGCGACTTCAGCCGTACCCACCGCGTACAGAACACCGGCAGCGACGCCCGGGTGCACCTGGTCATCGACGTCCTGGTCACCCCGGGACTGGTGGCCCTCTTCCCCGAGACCTGGCAGGAGTACTTCCGCGACGGCGAGATCCTCTTCAACCGTCAGGAGTGCCCGCAGACCGTCGAAGAACGCCGACGGCTAGGAACCACCCGCTTCTCCCTGCCTGCCACGTTCCACCTGTGGGAGGACGACACCGCGCTTTCGGCCGACCTGCCCCAGGAGACGGCGACCCTTGCGGAGGACGGCGAACGCATGGTCCTGCGCCTGCCGGGCGACCGGGTCTTCGCGCTGGTGCACCTCGGTGACCACGAGTACCGCTTCGCCGGCTGGAGCGAGGAGCGCACCCTCCAGGTCTTTCCCGACGGGCCGGACCCCCGGGTCGTCCTGCGCACCCGTGAGGGCAGCCAGGTCCACGAGCTGACCCTGTCCGCCGAACGCCTCTCCGCCTGA
- a CDS encoding ATP-grasp domain-containing protein: MTAVVVITDLVVLAKHLRLLDLAEQRGVTPLFVFGPETPAEELARHRGDLAHPLSRIPDEGLRHVTDTSLETVLRAVTPWLHEHEVRAVLNVGEVFVEAAGALAQTLGLPGPGTHAAQVCRNKVLQRLAAPALAPRWTLLDTTRSTAADGWEVFPAVLKPASRMSSSGVRAVMGPTAVRPLLPDYGADELLLLEERIEGREFSVETLVRDGSVLWAGITAKDTNESDTSFFTETGHTSPAPHLTPDQERLLLGANAEFLRSVRFGTGMSHAEFRLTADDRVVLMEAAARPPGDAITRLWRLATGMDLDAALLDLVLGVEPVTASPQRRARQAYLDHPRGLLADVTADGVPVHWVSEQGRWPDLSPIPKEAPPRGHAVLVSRHHGDVLGDQSDSKGRSVSVVVDAPFDDDIDAAVLGATRSVTIHTVPVEAPEEAVR, encoded by the coding sequence ATGACAGCCGTTGTCGTCATCACCGACCTGGTCGTGCTGGCCAAGCATCTACGTCTTCTGGACCTGGCCGAACAGCGCGGCGTGACACCGCTGTTCGTGTTCGGGCCCGAGACACCCGCCGAGGAACTCGCCCGGCACCGCGGTGACCTGGCACACCCGCTCTCCCGCATCCCGGACGAGGGCCTTCGCCACGTCACGGACACATCGCTCGAGACGGTGCTGCGCGCGGTCACGCCATGGCTGCACGAGCACGAGGTGCGTGCGGTGCTGAACGTCGGTGAGGTGTTCGTGGAAGCCGCCGGGGCTCTTGCCCAGACCCTCGGCCTGCCCGGTCCCGGGACGCATGCGGCGCAGGTCTGCCGCAACAAGGTGCTCCAGCGTCTGGCAGCGCCCGCCCTGGCCCCGCGATGGACCCTGTTGGATACGACGCGCAGTACTGCCGCGGATGGCTGGGAGGTGTTCCCCGCCGTGCTCAAACCGGCCTCGCGGATGTCGAGTTCGGGTGTCCGAGCGGTCATGGGGCCGACCGCGGTCCGCCCGCTCCTGCCCGACTACGGTGCGGATGAGCTGCTGTTGCTCGAGGAGCGGATCGAAGGCCGTGAGTTCTCCGTCGAGACGCTGGTACGTGACGGCTCTGTGCTGTGGGCGGGCATCACGGCGAAGGACACCAATGAATCCGACACCTCGTTCTTCACCGAGACCGGCCACACCTCGCCCGCGCCCCATCTCACCCCGGACCAGGAGCGGCTGCTGCTCGGGGCCAACGCGGAGTTCCTGCGGTCCGTTCGGTTCGGCACCGGCATGAGCCACGCCGAGTTCCGGCTGACCGCCGATGACCGGGTGGTCCTGATGGAGGCCGCCGCTCGACCGCCTGGTGACGCCATCACGCGCCTGTGGCGGCTGGCCACCGGTATGGATCTTGATGCGGCCCTGCTGGACCTCGTGCTCGGTGTCGAACCGGTCACCGCGTCACCGCAGCGTCGGGCCCGGCAGGCCTATCTCGACCACCCCCGGGGCCTCCTCGCGGACGTGACCGCAGACGGCGTACCCGTGCACTGGGTCAGTGAGCAGGGCCGGTGGCCGGACCTGTCGCCGATCCCGAAGGAGGCACCGCCGCGGGGGCACGCGGTCCTGGTGAGTCGGCACCACGGCGACGTGCTGGGTGACCAGTCCGACTCCAAGGGCCGGTCGGTCTCCGTCGTGGTGGACGCTCCGTTCGACGACGACATCGACGCTGCCGTGCTCGGGGCGACCCGGTCCGTCACGATCCATACCGTGCCTGTCGAGGCGCCGGAAGAAGCCGTCCGTTGA
- a CDS encoding oxamate carbamoyltransferase subunit AllG family protein has product MRRRRRTGGGPTCRTDDSRLRATRAGAAAKAAADDASGIVGGPPVTVTHLDGKRSGLRVFGLGQCWFTAPLPPEATLRGRLCDGWTTDDPAYAGGGSPITETIGRGGMAAAAMPLQDHSAGTPADMIRLTEYMYGVTPGEHPEHRTPALAYRGVPCGTSAGPT; this is encoded by the coding sequence GTGCGACGTCGACGACGCACAGGCGGTGGCCCGACGTGCCGCACGGACGATTCTCGTCTCCGGGCCACCCGTGCCGGGGCAGCCGCCAAGGCCGCTGCCGATGACGCTTCCGGCATCGTCGGCGGCCCGCCTGTCACCGTGACACACCTCGACGGGAAGCGGTCCGGGCTACGGGTCTTCGGGCTCGGGCAGTGCTGGTTCACGGCTCCTCTGCCGCCGGAGGCCACCCTGCGGGGCCGACTCTGTGACGGCTGGACGACCGACGACCCGGCGTACGCCGGCGGCGGGAGTCCGATCACGGAGACGATCGGCCGCGGCGGCATGGCCGCCGCGGCCATGCCCTTGCAGGATCACTCCGCCGGCACACCTGCCGACATGATTCGACTCACCGAGTACATGTACGGCGTCACGCCGGGGGAACATCCCGAGCACCGGACTCCTGCGCTCGCCTACCGCGGTGTGCCATGCGGCACTTCGGCCGGCCCCACATGA
- a CDS encoding MFS transporter: MTPSPPSRPDTATESAVVPDGADRPAVFPSSSGSLRNWLAVIAVGMGVFAFTTTEMVPIGLLPAMSRDLGASEGTVGLSVTLYGAIAGLFAPVLTVATRRLDRRRLLLLVLCVFVGGNVFTALSSSYAVLMVSRLLTGFAHGVMWSIAASIAIRLVSSDQAVRATAVVFSGISIASVVGVPFGTLIGQSDWRIAFWAIAGIGVLILVAVIFLVPSLEPRAVVRLAELPKLLRDGNLRTATLVTAAVVIGHFAAYTYVAPFLEQDAGIPSGWVSGLLLLYGVAGVVGNFAGGAAARALRTATLACILLLTTAVVLLVVNGRWHPGTIALLLVWGIAYAALPVCLQTLVFASAPQAPEAATSLYICAFNVSIALGALAGGWVVDASGPSAVMFLGAGFTVVAALLMTRYRIARPE; encoded by the coding sequence GTGACACCCTCGCCCCCCTCCCGTCCGGACACGGCGACGGAGTCGGCCGTCGTCCCGGACGGCGCCGACCGCCCGGCCGTGTTCCCCTCGTCATCCGGCTCCCTGCGCAACTGGCTCGCGGTCATCGCCGTAGGTATGGGCGTTTTCGCCTTCACCACCACCGAGATGGTCCCGATCGGACTGCTCCCCGCCATGAGCCGTGACCTGGGCGCCTCCGAGGGCACTGTCGGCCTGTCGGTAACCCTGTACGGCGCGATCGCGGGCCTGTTCGCACCCGTTCTCACGGTGGCGACGCGCAGGCTTGATCGCCGCAGACTGCTCCTTCTGGTGCTCTGCGTCTTCGTCGGAGGGAACGTCTTCACCGCGCTGTCGTCGTCGTACGCGGTCCTGATGGTCTCGCGGCTGCTGACGGGATTCGCCCACGGCGTGATGTGGTCGATTGCGGCGAGTATCGCCATCCGCCTCGTCTCCTCGGACCAAGCGGTCCGTGCCACGGCGGTCGTCTTCAGCGGTATCTCCATCGCATCCGTCGTCGGCGTGCCGTTCGGCACCTTGATCGGTCAGTCCGACTGGCGTATCGCGTTCTGGGCGATCGCCGGGATCGGCGTCCTGATCCTCGTTGCTGTGATCTTCCTTGTGCCGTCCCTCGAACCTCGTGCCGTGGTGCGCCTGGCCGAACTGCCCAAGCTGCTGCGGGACGGCAATCTCCGTACCGCCACCCTCGTCACAGCGGCGGTGGTGATCGGCCACTTCGCCGCGTACACGTACGTCGCGCCTTTCCTGGAGCAGGACGCGGGTATCCCGTCCGGCTGGGTCAGCGGTCTGCTCCTGCTGTACGGGGTGGCCGGCGTGGTCGGCAACTTCGCGGGCGGCGCGGCGGCGCGCGCACTGCGTACCGCCACCCTTGCCTGCATCCTGCTGCTCACCACTGCCGTCGTACTCCTCGTGGTCAACGGCCGGTGGCATCCCGGGACAATCGCCCTGCTGCTGGTCTGGGGCATCGCCTATGCCGCGCTGCCGGTCTGCCTGCAGACCCTCGTCTTCGCCAGCGCTCCCCAGGCTCCCGAGGCAGCGACGTCGCTGTACATCTGCGCCTTCAACGTCTCCATCGCGCTGGGCGCGCTGGCCGGAGGGTGGGTCGTGGACGCTTCCGGTCCGTCCGCGGTGATGTTCCTCGGCGCCGGATTCACTGTGGTCGCCGCCCTGCTGATGACCCGGTACCGCATCGCGCGCCCCGAGTAG
- a CDS encoding ATP-grasp domain-containing protein, translated as MPTLTQKDHVVIVDAYSGGRYLIPAFQSLGYPVIHVQSGSVGPFSRDNEVAAARADIHLVNDGDVSALVETLRAASTRIVLAGSEGGVLLADQLADSLDLPFRNHTELSMARRDKFDMQDQLRKAGVASIKQARVTDAEELDAWLTSHGAYPVVVKPLLSAATESVFVCHSHAEAHKALDVIIGSTDLFGNRNDAAVCQEFLVGVEYVINGIACQGRCSITEAWQSDKVDNHGFHVYDTQYLFCEEDPGFTEITEYVGDACRALGLVNGPFHAEVMLTDRGPVLIEVGARIAGGADPYVVESCLGHSQVRWVVQASLNPAAFTEARELLPPVPRSQRAAYVYLIAKTEGRVREADLSKFLSVGGVMHVSYQYAAGDRQMITKDAITAAGVVLLTAETEEELNGRVRQVREIEASMYEAIIDRESA; from the coding sequence ATGCCGACACTGACCCAAAAAGACCACGTAGTAATTGTGGACGCCTACTCGGGCGGCCGATACCTGATCCCGGCCTTCCAATCTCTTGGATATCCGGTCATTCACGTTCAGTCCGGATCGGTTGGTCCCTTTTCTCGTGACAACGAAGTGGCGGCGGCCCGCGCCGACATTCACCTGGTCAACGATGGTGACGTCAGCGCATTGGTGGAGACTCTGCGTGCGGCGTCAACACGGATTGTGCTGGCGGGGAGCGAGGGCGGAGTACTCCTTGCCGATCAACTGGCAGACAGCTTGGACCTGCCATTTCGCAATCACACAGAACTGTCCATGGCACGACGCGACAAGTTCGACATGCAGGATCAGCTCCGAAAGGCGGGCGTGGCGAGCATCAAGCAAGCTCGCGTCACCGATGCCGAGGAGCTTGATGCCTGGCTGACCTCGCATGGCGCATATCCCGTTGTGGTCAAGCCGCTGCTCAGTGCGGCGACAGAATCTGTGTTTGTGTGTCACTCGCATGCTGAAGCCCATAAAGCCCTCGATGTGATCATCGGGAGTACCGACCTGTTTGGGAACCGGAACGATGCGGCGGTATGTCAGGAGTTTCTGGTCGGTGTCGAGTATGTGATCAACGGTATTGCCTGCCAAGGGCGTTGCTCCATTACGGAGGCATGGCAATCCGACAAGGTCGACAACCACGGATTTCATGTCTACGACACGCAGTACCTCTTCTGTGAAGAAGATCCGGGCTTTACGGAGATAACCGAGTACGTCGGTGACGCATGCCGTGCACTCGGGCTTGTGAACGGTCCTTTCCATGCCGAAGTGATGCTTACGGACAGGGGCCCCGTATTGATCGAGGTCGGAGCGCGTATCGCGGGTGGTGCCGATCCGTATGTTGTCGAGAGTTGCCTGGGACACTCGCAGGTCAGGTGGGTGGTACAGGCTTCACTGAACCCCGCCGCGTTCACTGAGGCCCGGGAACTCCTGCCGCCTGTCCCACGGTCCCAGAGGGCTGCTTACGTGTACCTGATTGCCAAGACGGAGGGGCGAGTTCGAGAAGCTGATCTCTCCAAATTCCTCAGTGTCGGCGGCGTGATGCATGTCAGTTATCAGTATGCGGCGGGTGACCGCCAAATGATAACGAAGGATGCGATTACAGCCGCAGGAGTGGTCCTCCTGACCGCCGAAACCGAGGAAGAGCTCAACGGTCGGGTGCGTCAGGTTCGAGAAATCGAGGCTTCGATGTATGAGGCAATAATTGACAGGGAATCAGCTTGA
- a CDS encoding FMN-dependent NADH-azoreductase, translating to MATLLHIDSSVFPSGASASRAVTDAFRTSWEEQHPEGTVIHRDLAANPVPHITADAHTAGFADPATHTPEQAAAFAERVKLIEELEQADAVLIGAPMYNFAIPSTLKAWLDNVILMGRTAGTEDSKIKGTPVTVIASRGGAYGPGTPREGFEYVQNYLSAVFSDALGTDLEFIVPELTMAPQNPAMSDLVPLYEASRERALGDAATKAKALAERLAA from the coding sequence ATGGCCACGCTCCTGCACATCGACTCCTCCGTGTTCCCCTCCGGCGCCTCCGCGTCCCGCGCCGTGACGGACGCCTTCCGCACGTCGTGGGAGGAGCAGCACCCGGAGGGCACGGTGATCCACCGCGACCTCGCCGCGAACCCCGTCCCGCACATCACCGCCGACGCCCACACCGCCGGCTTCGCCGACCCGGCCACGCACACGCCCGAGCAGGCGGCGGCCTTCGCCGAGCGCGTGAAGCTCATAGAGGAGCTGGAGCAGGCGGACGCGGTGCTGATCGGCGCTCCGATGTACAACTTCGCCATCCCCTCGACCCTGAAGGCCTGGCTGGACAACGTGATCCTGATGGGCCGCACCGCGGGCACCGAGGACTCGAAGATCAAGGGCACCCCGGTCACCGTGATCGCCAGCCGCGGCGGCGCCTACGGACCCGGGACGCCGCGCGAGGGCTTCGAGTACGTGCAGAACTACCTGAGCGCGGTGTTCTCCGACGCCCTCGGAACGGACCTCGAGTTCATTGTCCCGGAGCTCACCATGGCCCCGCAGAACCCGGCGATGTCCGACCTGGTCCCGCTCTACGAGGCCTCCCGCGAGCGCGCACTCGGCGACGCGGCCACGAAGGCCAAGGCGTTGGCGGAACGCCTCGCCGCCTGA
- a CDS encoding winged helix-turn-helix transcriptional regulator — protein sequence MTVEQEHGTHLCKQVDKGITRVFQLFGKRWTGPIVAVLMGQPMHFSDLRRAIPGISERMLSDRLTELGAAGLLVREVDEGPPLRVSYRLTDAGKALDPALRELGEWAKMHLPEGWQSGPC from the coding sequence ATGACGGTCGAGCAGGAACACGGCACGCACCTGTGCAAGCAGGTCGACAAGGGCATCACCCGTGTCTTCCAGCTATTCGGAAAGCGCTGGACCGGGCCGATCGTGGCCGTCCTGATGGGCCAGCCCATGCACTTCTCCGACCTGCGCCGGGCGATCCCGGGCATCAGCGAGCGCATGCTGTCCGACCGGCTGACGGAGCTCGGCGCGGCGGGCCTGCTCGTCCGCGAGGTCGACGAGGGGCCGCCCCTGCGGGTCTCCTACCGGCTGACGGACGCGGGCAAGGCCTTGGACCCGGCCCTTCGCGAACTCGGCGAGTGGGCCAAGATGCATCTGCCCGAGGGGTGGCAGTCGGGCCCGTGCTGA
- a CDS encoding DUF2252 domain-containing protein, giving the protein MTEAGIGVGRRLPGVRGFATWPVEGSPKEEGKALRESVPHRAHATLDLDGSRPDAVTAVEESGRGRIPGLTPIRVGRMAATPFAFLRGSAGLMAHDLARTPMTRIGAQICGDAHAANFGLYGDARGGLVIDLNDFDETVHGPWEWDLKRLAASLVLAGREAGADEDTCRTAAHGAVGSYRRTMRLLAKLPVLDAWNAIADEELVSHADARDLLGTLERVSEKARGNTSGRFAARSTEAVEDGGRRFVDASPVLRRIPDAEAAAVAASLEDYLDTLSEDRLPLLARHTVHDVAFRVVGTGSVGTRSYVVLLLDHRGEPLVLQVKEARPSALVPHLLTAGFEAPPVAHEGRRVVLGQKRMQVVSDILLGWTTVDGLPFQVRQFRNRKGSVDPAALAADQIDDYGRMTGALLARAHAHSADPRLVAGYCGKKDGLDEAIATFAVAYADRTEADHAELVGAVRAGRIAAEMGV; this is encoded by the coding sequence ATGACCGAGGCCGGTATCGGTGTGGGGCGCAGGCTGCCCGGGGTGCGGGGCTTCGCCACGTGGCCCGTGGAGGGATCGCCCAAAGAAGAGGGGAAGGCGCTGCGGGAGAGCGTCCCGCACAGAGCGCACGCCACCCTCGACCTGGACGGCTCCCGCCCCGACGCGGTGACCGCGGTCGAGGAGTCCGGCCGCGGCCGTATCCCCGGGCTCACGCCGATACGGGTGGGCAGGATGGCGGCCACGCCCTTCGCCTTCCTGCGCGGTTCGGCCGGCCTCATGGCCCACGACCTCGCCCGCACTCCCATGACCCGGATCGGCGCCCAGATCTGCGGCGACGCCCACGCGGCCAATTTCGGCCTGTACGGCGACGCCCGCGGCGGCCTGGTCATCGACCTCAACGACTTCGACGAGACCGTGCACGGCCCCTGGGAGTGGGACCTCAAGCGGCTCGCCGCCTCGCTGGTGCTCGCGGGCCGGGAGGCCGGCGCCGACGAGGACACCTGCCGTACGGCGGCGCACGGCGCGGTGGGTTCCTACCGCCGCACCATGCGGCTGCTGGCGAAGCTCCCGGTCCTGGACGCGTGGAACGCCATCGCGGACGAGGAGTTGGTCTCCCACGCCGACGCCCGTGACCTGCTCGGCACACTGGAGCGGGTCTCCGAGAAGGCGCGGGGCAACACCAGCGGGCGGTTCGCGGCCAGGTCGACCGAGGCCGTCGAGGACGGCGGGCGCCGCTTCGTCGACGCCTCGCCGGTGCTGCGCCGGATCCCGGACGCGGAGGCCGCGGCGGTGGCTGCGTCCCTGGAGGACTATCTGGACACGCTCTCTGAGGACCGCCTCCCGCTGCTCGCCCGGCACACGGTGCACGACGTCGCCTTCCGCGTCGTCGGCACGGGCAGCGTGGGCACGCGGTCGTACGTCGTGCTGCTCCTGGACCACCGCGGCGAACCGCTCGTCCTCCAGGTGAAGGAGGCTCGCCCCTCGGCGCTGGTGCCGCATCTGCTGACCGCCGGGTTCGAGGCGCCGCCCGTCGCGCACGAGGGCCGGCGCGTGGTGCTCGGACAGAAGCGGATGCAGGTCGTCAGCGACATCCTGCTGGGCTGGACGACGGTCGACGGACTGCCGTTCCAGGTACGGCAGTTCCGCAACCGCAAGGGCAGCGTCGACCCGGCCGCCCTCGCCGCCGACCAGATCGACGACTACGGCCGGATGACCGGCGCCCTCCTGGCCCGCGCCCACGCGCACAGCGCCGACCCGCGCCTGGTCGCCGGGTACTGCGGCAAGAAGGACGGACTGGACGAGGCGATAGCGACGTTCGCCGTGGCCTACGCCGACCGGACCGAGGCAGATCACGCGGAGTTGGTGGGGGCGGTGCGGGCGGGGCGGATCGCGGCGGAGATGGGGGTGTAG
- a CDS encoding J domain-containing protein: MTTPEAEQSQSAPVGEPVPEQAGAEVPSAAGAVAGDGSASEGTGAGADAAVPRPEERLDRAVRAAEQALIEYEIAVDTFRIEVENFSRLHHQKLGPMYTRLDELDARIAEAMAARTGNPEDIRKADEARARVMPMPAVEELFHGWMDGGGLFPEAEAMLTDQPVRPPQRVRPSEEARKLYRELARKAHPDLAQDEDERKRREEFITRVNAAYSRGDAPLLRELAEEWAAGPAPAERGPSPSEELYARLEWLAHRKELLTLVARELEEGAIGSMLRMAPDDPDHLLDEIAEQLLAQVAEREAELADLLSQPRASEGPSGSVGA; the protein is encoded by the coding sequence GTGACGACCCCGGAAGCTGAGCAGTCCCAGTCCGCGCCCGTTGGTGAACCGGTGCCGGAGCAGGCGGGCGCCGAGGTGCCGTCTGCCGCCGGAGCCGTGGCGGGTGACGGTTCCGCGAGCGAGGGCACCGGCGCCGGTGCGGACGCCGCGGTGCCCCGGCCCGAGGAGCGGCTGGACCGGGCCGTACGGGCCGCCGAGCAGGCGCTGATCGAGTACGAGATCGCGGTGGACACCTTCCGCATCGAGGTCGAGAACTTCTCGCGGCTGCACCACCAGAAACTCGGCCCGATGTACACCCGGCTCGACGAGTTGGACGCCCGGATCGCCGAGGCCATGGCCGCACGCACCGGCAACCCCGAGGACATCCGCAAGGCGGACGAGGCCCGGGCCCGGGTGATGCCGATGCCCGCGGTCGAGGAGCTGTTCCACGGCTGGATGGACGGCGGCGGCCTGTTCCCGGAGGCCGAGGCGATGCTCACGGACCAGCCGGTCCGGCCCCCGCAGCGGGTGCGGCCCAGCGAGGAGGCCCGCAAGCTCTACCGCGAGCTGGCCCGCAAGGCCCACCCCGACCTGGCGCAGGACGAGGACGAGCGCAAGCGGCGTGAGGAGTTCATCACCCGGGTCAACGCCGCCTACAGCCGCGGCGACGCCCCGCTGCTGCGCGAGCTGGCCGAGGAGTGGGCGGCGGGACCGGCCCCGGCGGAGCGCGGCCCGAGCCCCAGCGAGGAGCTCTACGCCCGTCTCGAATGGCTCGCCCACCGCAAGGAACTCCTCACGCTCGTCGCCAGGGAGTTGGAGGAGGGCGCCATCGGCTCCATGCTCCGGATGGCCCCGGACGACCCCGACCACCTTCTCGACGAGATCGCCGAGCAGTTGCTCGCCCAGGTCGCCGAGCGGGAGGCCGAGCTGGCGGACCTGCTCTCGCAGCCGCGTGCGTCGGAAGGTCCGTCGGGTAGCGTCGGGGCATGA